In Denticeps clupeoides chromosome 1, fDenClu1.1, whole genome shotgun sequence, a single window of DNA contains:
- the gsc gene encoding homeobox protein goosecoid produces MPAGMFSIDSILAGRAGCKDPLLLPRGGPLLFPGLPDALCPEYGGLYPHGGPGARAGYGGGYYYGGPGGPACCGAVPCPCIPTGYDSAAPLLLSPVPHQVMSYVNVGGLSRTELQLLNQLHCRRKRRHRTIFTDEQLEALETLFQETKYPDVGTREQLARKVHLREEKVEVWFKNRRAKWRRQKRSSSEEPEAPHAWSKATKGATEKAEQPKSDAESDS; encoded by the exons ATGCCCGCCGGGATGTTCAGCATCGACAGCATTCTGGCCGGGAGGGCCGGCTGCAAGGACCCGCTGCTGCTCCCGCGGGGCGGCCCGCTCCTCTTCCCCGGCCTGCCGGACGCCCTGTGCCCCGAGTACGGCGGCCTGTACCCGCACGGCGGGCCCGGGGCCCGGGCGGGCTACGGCGGCGGCTACTACTACGGCGGGCCCGGCGGGCCGGCGTGCTGCGGGGCGGTGCCGTGCCCGTGCATCCCGACAG gtTACGACAGCGCGGCCCCGCTGCTCCTGTCCCCGGTCCCGCACCAGGTGATGTCCTACGTGAACGTGGGCGGCCTGTCGCGCACCGAGCTGCAGCTCCTCAACCAGCTGCACTGCCGCCGCAAGCGGAGACACCGCACCATCTTCACCGACGAGCAGCTGGAGGCCCTGGAGACCCTGTTCCAGGAGACCAAGTACCCGGACGTGGGGACGAGGGAGCAGCTGGCCCGGAAGGTGCACCTGAgggaggagaaggtggag GTCTGGTTCAAGAACCGCCGCGCCAAGTGGAGGCGACAGAAGCGCTCCTCCTCCGAGGAGCCCGAGGCGCCGCACGCCTGGAGCAAGGCGACGAAGGGCGCGACGGAAAAGGCCGAGCAGCCGAAGAGCGACGCCGAGTCGGACAGCTGA